One Algibacter sp. L3A6 genomic region harbors:
- a CDS encoding bifunctional riboflavin kinase/FAD synthetase has product MKLSNSANAIENHDTIVTIGTFDGVHIGHQKIVKRLINAGNLQGLKSVVLTFFPHPRMVLQKDSNIKLINTIDERHDILEALGLDYLLVKKFTIDFSRLSAEDFVKQILVDKLHAKKVIIGYDHRFGRNRNADINDLKAFGERFGFEVEEISAQDIDDVSVSSTKIRTALIDGDIAKANSYLGYPFMLNGSVVKGKGLGKQLDYPTANIKIEEDYKLIPKQGAYIVNATINNQLVYGMMNIGVNPTVNGSKQTIEVHFLDFNADLYDKTLQINLLERIRDEEKFESVEALKTQLSKDKIFTRDYIQKLHG; this is encoded by the coding sequence TTGAAGTTAAGTAATTCTGCAAATGCCATAGAAAACCACGATACCATTGTAACCATTGGTACCTTTGATGGTGTGCATATTGGACATCAAAAAATAGTAAAGCGGTTAATTAATGCTGGAAATTTACAAGGGTTAAAATCTGTGGTTCTTACCTTTTTTCCACATCCGCGTATGGTGTTGCAAAAAGATTCTAACATTAAACTTATAAATACAATCGATGAGCGTCATGATATTTTGGAGGCTTTAGGTTTAGATTATTTATTGGTTAAAAAATTCACAATCGATTTTTCTCGCCTTTCCGCAGAAGATTTTGTAAAACAAATACTAGTTGATAAGCTACATGCTAAAAAAGTAATTATTGGTTACGATCATCGATTTGGCAGAAATAGAAATGCGGATATTAACGATTTAAAAGCTTTTGGAGAGCGCTTTGGTTTTGAAGTTGAAGAAATTTCGGCTCAAGATATAGACGATGTTTCCGTGAGTTCTACAAAAATCAGAACCGCTTTAATAGATGGGGATATTGCCAAAGCCAATAGTTATTTAGGTTATCCATTTATGCTAAATGGAAGCGTAGTAAAAGGTAAAGGTTTGGGGAAGCAACTCGATTACCCAACAGCAAATATTAAAATTGAAGAAGATTATAAGTTGATACCAAAACAAGGTGCATATATAGTAAATGCTACAATTAATAACCAGTTGGTTTATGGTATGATGAATATAGGAGTGAACCCAACAGTTAATGGGAGCAAGCAAACTATTGAAGTTCATTTTTTAGATTTTAATGCCGATCTTTATGATAAAACTCTTCAAATTAATTTATTAGAGCGTATTCGAGATGAAGAAAAATTCGAATCGGTTGAGGCTTTAAAAACACAACTTTCAAAAGATAAAATTTTTACACGCGACTATATCCAAAAACTACATGGTTAA
- a CDS encoding reprolysin-like metallopeptidase, translating to MKHLHPKSILFLLVIFFFSNFGNSQNGRDLWGKTAQSKSANSKKLARKSTPKKALEYSLNIEGLKTYLKNAPQRETQTTSDIILSFPVSNGNFEEFKIEEASVLHPDLQAKMPDSRSYIGKSIENPENTIRFSITPQGLHTMLMSAGQSTQYIDPISYGENNYLVYSKSDLPQLEDHFSCEVISKEIAGKSAGTKATAVALNDGFIRTYRIAIASTIEYSEFHWTAAGLTATDFEDDKKNAVMNAMIVTMTRVNGVYERELSVSMQFVADNENLIFIDSDSFTNDDVDALIDESQIQIDNIIGDSNYDIGHTFSTGFGGLAQLGSVCISTVKARGVTGLTSPVGDAYDIDFVAHELGHQFGAPHTFNSNQSNCEGSNRTSTSAYEPGSGTTIMAYAGICSPDNVQSNSDDYFHINSLQLIWNHINSTNGSCATETTSGNAEPEAIVDGTSYTIPKSTPYKLSGSSTDADGIASHTYTWEQFDLGSAGLPSETKSTGPLVRSYQGTTNSTRYIPNLKDLSYFNGSTTWEKLSSVARDINFKLTVRDNETYGRTASADMTVTTTAAAGPFVITSQNTKNESWTQNTTQTITWDVAGTTGNGVNTAKVNILLSTDGGLTYPTTLASSVDNDGSEDITVPNVTAQNCRILIEADGNIFFAINTEDFAIGYTVTTTCSQYTAAPNASIPDNATAFEYSTINISPSTTITDINVGVDITHTYKGDLQLGLISPTNQFIDLMKPLFCTTGSLIIKFDDNATAMDCNNTVSNESYQPLGSLSDFNGEDSSGNWTLAYADLANGDTGVLNSWFIEICETTLVPLSVTSFTLDELKVFPNPNNGEFTLKLAAASQEVNVEVYDIRGRRIYEQAFEGNGSVNENINLNHAQSGMYILNVTDGFKQATRKIIIE from the coding sequence ATGAAACATTTACACCCTAAATCGATATTATTTTTATTAGTAATTTTTTTCTTTTCTAATTTTGGAAATAGCCAAAATGGGCGAGATTTATGGGGGAAAACAGCTCAGAGCAAATCGGCTAACTCCAAAAAACTAGCACGAAAATCTACTCCTAAAAAAGCATTAGAATACAGTTTAAATATTGAAGGGTTAAAAACGTATTTAAAAAATGCACCACAACGTGAAACTCAAACCACATCGGATATTATTTTAAGTTTCCCTGTTTCCAACGGAAATTTTGAGGAGTTTAAAATAGAAGAAGCTTCTGTTTTACACCCAGATCTTCAGGCAAAAATGCCAGACTCTAGAAGTTATATTGGAAAAAGTATTGAAAATCCAGAAAACACCATTCGTTTTAGTATAACTCCACAAGGCTTACACACAATGCTTATGTCTGCCGGTCAAAGTACGCAATATATAGACCCTATAAGTTATGGTGAAAACAACTATTTAGTATATAGTAAAAGTGATTTACCACAATTAGAAGATCACTTTTCTTGTGAAGTTATTAGCAAAGAGATTGCCGGAAAATCTGCAGGAACCAAAGCAACCGCAGTGGCTTTAAATGATGGATTTATTAGAACTTACCGTATAGCTATTGCGAGCACTATTGAATATTCTGAATTTCATTGGACGGCAGCAGGATTAACTGCTACCGATTTTGAGGACGATAAAAAAAACGCAGTAATGAATGCTATGATTGTAACCATGACTAGAGTTAATGGTGTTTACGAAAGAGAATTATCCGTCAGCATGCAATTTGTAGCAGACAATGAGAATCTTATTTTTATTGATTCAGATTCGTTTACTAATGATGATGTCGATGCATTAATAGACGAAAGCCAAATTCAAATCGATAATATTATTGGAGATAGCAATTATGATATTGGTCACACCTTCAGTACCGGATTCGGAGGCTTGGCTCAACTAGGATCTGTATGTATCTCAACTGTAAAAGCTAGAGGAGTTACGGGCCTAACTTCACCCGTTGGAGATGCTTATGACATCGATTTTGTGGCTCACGAATTAGGGCACCAGTTCGGAGCTCCACACACTTTTAATAGTAATCAAAGTAACTGTGAGGGTAGTAACAGAACGTCTACCAGCGCATACGAACCAGGAAGCGGAACAACTATAATGGCATATGCCGGCATTTGTAGCCCAGACAACGTACAAAGTAATAGTGATGACTATTTTCACATTAATAGCTTACAACTTATTTGGAATCATATAAACAGTACTAATGGCTCGTGTGCAACAGAAACCACAAGCGGAAACGCCGAGCCAGAAGCTATTGTAGATGGAACAAGTTACACGATACCTAAATCTACACCATATAAACTTTCTGGATCATCAACAGATGCCGATGGCATAGCTTCACATACCTACACATGGGAACAATTCGATTTAGGCAGCGCAGGCTTACCTTCTGAAACTAAAAGCACGGGGCCATTAGTACGCTCTTACCAAGGCACAACAAACTCTACGCGATATATTCCTAACTTAAAAGATTTATCTTATTTTAACGGTTCTACAACTTGGGAAAAACTATCATCCGTTGCACGCGATATAAACTTTAAACTCACTGTAAGAGATAATGAAACCTATGGCAGAACAGCATCGGCAGATATGACTGTAACAACCACTGCAGCTGCCGGACCATTTGTTATAACTTCTCAAAACACAAAGAACGAAAGCTGGACACAAAATACTACACAAACCATTACTTGGGATGTAGCTGGAACAACTGGCAACGGTGTAAACACCGCAAAAGTAAACATCCTTTTATCTACCGATGGAGGATTAACATACCCAACTACATTAGCATCTAGCGTGGATAACGATGGATCGGAAGATATAACGGTACCAAACGTGACAGCACAAAACTGTAGAATATTGATTGAGGCAGACGGCAACATCTTTTTTGCGATAAACACCGAAGATTTTGCTATTGGCTATACAGTAACAACAACTTGCTCACAATATACCGCAGCTCCAAACGCGAGCATTCCTGATAATGCAACAGCTTTTGAATATAGCACTATTAATATAAGTCCATCTACAACTATAACAGATATTAATGTAGGTGTCGACATTACACACACTTATAAAGGAGATCTACAACTTGGTTTAATAAGCCCTACCAATCAATTTATTGATTTAATGAAACCACTGTTTTGTACTACAGGAAGTTTAATTATTAAGTTTGATGATAACGCAACTGCTATGGACTGTAATAATACAGTAAGTAACGAAAGCTATCAACCTTTAGGAAGCCTTTCTGATTTTAATGGTGAGGACTCTTCTGGAAATTGGACACTTGCTTATGCCGATTTAGCCAATGGTGATACCGGAGTTTTAAACTCTTGGTTTATTGAAATTTGCGAAACCACTTTAGTACCGCTAAGCGTTACTTCTTTCACGCTAGATGAACTTAAAGTATTCCCTAACCCAAACAATGGTGAATTCACGCTTAAGTTAGCTGCAGCATCGCAAGAGGTTAATGTTGAAGTCTATGATATTCGCGGACGTAGAATTTACGAACAAGCCTTTGAAGGCAACGGTAGCGTTAATGAGAACATTAACTTAAACCATGCGCAATCGGGTATGTATATTTTAAATGTAACCGATGGGTTTAAACAAGCCACGAGGAAGATTATTATTGAATAA
- the pth gene encoding aminoacyl-tRNA hydrolase: MKKYLIVGLGNIGAEYANTRHNIGFKVLDHLAAQEDLTFTTQKLGDLTTYKLKGRTFILLKPSTYMNLSGKAVQYWLTKEKIPLENLLVITDDLNLPFGSIRVKAKGSDGGHNGLKDIQSTLNTTKYNRFRFGISDAFSKGKQIDYVLGEWSEEENKTMKERLNKSVELIKSFGLAGMSNTMNSFNGK; encoded by the coding sequence ATGAAAAAATATTTAATAGTTGGTTTAGGAAACATTGGAGCAGAGTATGCAAATACCCGCCATAATATTGGTTTTAAAGTATTAGATCACTTAGCAGCTCAAGAAGATTTAACCTTTACTACACAGAAATTAGGAGACCTTACAACCTATAAATTAAAAGGACGTACCTTTATTTTACTAAAGCCAAGTACCTACATGAATTTAAGCGGTAAAGCGGTACAATATTGGCTTACCAAAGAAAAAATTCCTTTAGAAAATCTATTAGTAATTACCGATGATCTTAATTTACCCTTTGGTAGTATTCGTGTAAAAGCAAAAGGTAGCGATGGTGGCCACAACGGGTTAAAAGATATCCAAAGCACATTAAACACTACAAAATATAACAGATTCCGTTTCGGGATTAGTGATGCCTTCAGTAAAGGTAAACAAATCGATTATGTTCTTGGCGAGTGGAGCGAAGAGGAAAACAAGACTATGAAAGAGCGTTTAAACAAGTCGGTAGAGCTTATTAAATCTTTCGGTTTAGCAGGAATGAGCAATACCATGAATAGTTTTAACGGTAAGTAA
- a CDS encoding 50S ribosomal protein L25/general stress protein Ctc: protein MKSITINGSQRESVGKKAAKALRNAGQVPCVLYGGDKPVHFAAAELAFSKLVYTPNAHTVVINLEGGETFSAVLQDIQFHPVTDNILHVDFYQLFEDKEIALDIPVNLVGNSKGVKNGGILRRNNRKLRVKALPANLPDFIEVDITPLKIGDKVAVSELANEKYTFLHTDNTVVCQIKTSRTAVVEDDEEEEGAEAPAAEATQE from the coding sequence ATGAAATCAATTACAATCAACGGATCTCAAAGAGAAAGCGTAGGCAAAAAAGCAGCAAAAGCCTTACGTAATGCTGGTCAGGTTCCTTGCGTATTATACGGAGGAGACAAACCAGTACATTTTGCAGCAGCAGAATTAGCCTTCTCAAAACTAGTATACACGCCTAATGCGCATACAGTTGTGATTAATTTAGAAGGTGGTGAAACTTTTAGTGCAGTACTACAAGATATTCAATTTCACCCAGTAACAGACAATATCTTACACGTAGATTTCTACCAGTTATTCGAAGACAAAGAAATCGCTTTAGATATTCCTGTAAACTTAGTAGGAAACTCAAAAGGTGTTAAAAATGGTGGTATCTTACGTAGAAACAACCGTAAATTACGTGTTAAAGCGCTTCCAGCAAACCTTCCTGATTTTATTGAAGTAGATATTACTCCATTAAAAATTGGTGATAAAGTTGCCGTTAGCGAATTAGCAAACGAAAAATATACTTTCTTACATACTGATAACACAGTTGTATGTCAAATTAAAACTTCTAGAACAGCAGTTGTTGAAGATGACGAAGAAGAAGAAGGTGCAGAAGCTCCAGCAGCAGAAGCAACTCAAGAATAG